A section of the Anabaena cylindrica PCC 7122 genome encodes:
- a CDS encoding amidohydrolase family protein, protein MLYGYKIIDADSHVIEPSQIWSKYLAPEFKRFAPSADMKILGEDIVEKISPQMREMGNQQMIEAHPHAYFHRYDAESHLQAMVQMGVDIAFIYPTYGLWLFGIDTMPAEVVGAFTHAYNTWLYEEFCSYAPDRLKGVGAINLHDPEQMVSELYRITDFGWKAVVLRPNPVKGRILSDRTYEPFWTACEELDIAVAIHEGTHSRLPTTGTDRFNTRFALHACSHPMEQMMALLALIEGGVLERHPQLRVGFLESGCGWLPYWLWRMDEEYDNLHWEVKDHVKMKPSEYFRRQCFVGIEPSEPYLPQIIEYIGSDNLIFGSDYPHMDHKPNIVNTVIELETQLSPETIQKIVWDNPSRFYSLA, encoded by the coding sequence ATGCTGTACGGATATAAAATTATTGATGCTGATTCCCATGTGATTGAGCCTTCGCAGATATGGTCTAAGTATCTAGCCCCGGAATTTAAGCGTTTTGCACCCTCAGCAGATATGAAAATTCTAGGGGAAGATATTGTGGAAAAGATATCCCCGCAAATGCGAGAAATGGGTAATCAGCAGATGATAGAGGCTCATCCCCATGCTTATTTTCATCGCTACGATGCAGAATCTCACCTCCAAGCGATGGTGCAAATGGGGGTTGATATAGCATTCATTTATCCAACTTATGGACTGTGGCTCTTTGGCATTGATACTATGCCCGCTGAAGTTGTGGGAGCATTTACCCATGCTTACAATACGTGGTTATATGAAGAATTTTGCAGCTATGCTCCAGATAGATTAAAAGGGGTAGGAGCTATAAATCTTCATGATCCAGAGCAAATGGTATCAGAGTTATATCGCATAACCGATTTTGGCTGGAAGGCTGTAGTTTTACGTCCTAATCCGGTCAAAGGTCGAATTTTGAGCGATCGCACTTATGAGCCATTTTGGACAGCCTGCGAAGAGTTAGACATTGCAGTAGCAATACATGAAGGAACCCATAGCCGCTTACCAACCACAGGCACAGATCGGTTTAATACTCGTTTTGCCCTCCACGCTTGTTCCCACCCCATGGAACAGATGATGGCCTTGTTGGCCTTAATTGAAGGAGGAGTATTAGAACGTCACCCTCAGCTAAGGGTAGGCTTTCTAGAATCTGGTTGTGGTTGGCTTCCTTATTGGCTCTGGCGCATGGACGAAGAGTATGATAATTTACATTGGGAGGTCAAAGATCATGTCAAAATGAAGCCATCAGAGTACTTCCGTCGTCAGTGCTTTGTAGGTATTGAACCATCTGAACCTTATTTACCTCAAATTATTGAATATATCGGTTCTGATAACTTAATCTTCGGCTCTGATTACCCTCACATGGATCATAAACCGAACATTGTGAACACAGTTATAGAGCTTGAGACACAGTTATCTCCAGAAACAATACAAAAGATTGTTTGGGATAATCCCAGCCGTTTTTACAGTTTGGCTTGA